The genomic DNA GTGAAAGCATGATTTTTCTTTTCAAAAATGATATAATGAAAGCGATTCAAAAATAAAATAAAAGGAGATCTCTTAGATGACTTATCAAGAAACCTACCAAACATGGCTCGACTATGCGGAACTTCCTGCTTATTTGCGCGAAGACCTCCTAGCGATGGATGAAAAGACAAAAGAAGATGCCTTCTATACTACACTCGAATTTGGTACTGCAGGTATGCGTGGCTATATTGGTGCAGGTACAAACCGTATCAATATTTACGTTGTTCGTCAGGCTACTGAAGGTTTGGCAAAACTTGTTGAATCTAAGGGTGACGAAGCGAAGAAACGCGGCGTTGCCATCGCCTACGACTCTCGCCACTTCTCTCCAGAATTCGCTTTTGAATCGGCACAAGTTCTGGCAGCCCACGGCATCAAATCCTATGTATTTGAAAGCCTTCGTCCGACTCCTGAGTTGTCATTTGCTGTTCGTCACTACAATGCTATCGCAGGTATTATGGTAACAGCCAGCCACAACCCGAAAGAGTTCAACGGTTATAAGGTCTATGGTGAAGATGGCGGTCAAATGCCACCAGCAGATGCGGATGCACTGACTGACTTCATCCGTGCCATCGACAACCCATTCGCTGTGAAATTGGCAGACCTTGAAGAAAGCAAGGCAACTGGCCTTGTCACTGTATTGGGCGAAGAAACAGATGCTAAGTACCTAGAAGAACTCAAGGATTTGACCATCAATCCAAAATTGATTGAAGAATACGGCAAAGACATGAAGATTGTCTATACACCGCTTCATGGTACGGGTGAAATGCTAGCACGCCGTGCGCTTGCTCAAGCTGGCTTTGAATCTGTTCAGGTTGTTGAAAGCCAAGCAACACCAGATCCAGACTTCTCTACCGTTTCCTCTCCAAACCCAGAAAGCCAGGCTGCCTTTGCCCTTGCTGAAGAATTGGGTCGCCAAGTTGATGCGGATGTTCTTCTTGCGACCGACCCAGATGCAGACCGTGTAGGGGTTGAAGTTCGTCAAGCTGACGGTTCTTACTGGAACTTGTCTGGTAACCAAATTGGTGCCATCATTGCTAAGTACATTCTTGAAGCCCACAAGCAAGCTGGAACCCTTCCAGAAAATGCCGCTCTTGCTAAGTCTATCGTTTCTACTGAATTGGTTACTAAGATTGCTGAAAGCTACGGTGCAACCATGTTCAACGTTTTGACTGGTTTCAAGTTCATCGCAGAAAAAATTCAAGAGTTTGAAGAAAAACACAACCATACCTATATGTTTGGTTTTGAAGAAAGCTTCGGCTACTTGATTAAACCATTCGTTCGTGACAAGGATGCAATTCAGGCTGTTCTTATGGTAGCTGAAATTGCTGCCTACTACCGTTCACGCGGTTTGACTTTGGCAGATGGTATCGATGAAATCTTCAAAGAATATGGTTACTTCGCTGAAAAGACCATCTCCGTTACCCTTTCAGGTAAAGATGGGGCAGCACAAATCAAGGCTATCATGGCCAAATTCCGTGAGAATGCTCCTAAACAATTCAATGCGACAGACATCGCGGTCTTTGAAGACTTTGTCCTTCAAACCAAGACTGATAAAGATGGTAATGTAACTACTCTTACAACACCGCCATCTGACGTACTGAAATACACCTTGGCTGATGATTCTTGGTTCGCTGTTCGTCCTTCTGGTACAGAACCAAAAATCAAGTTCTACATTGCAACAGTTGGTGAAACACTTGCTGAAGCGGAAGAAAAAATTGCCAATATTGAAAAAGAAATCAACGAATTTGTTGGATAAGCATAAAAAGAAACAGAGTTGCCGATGCAGCTCTGTTTCTTTGGTTCATCTTTTTCTCATCATATCCAAGTCATATCCAATTTGCCAAAATCCCATATCCAGTAATTTCATTTGAGGATAGAGAACACCCTCTATGGTCATCTCCTTACGACGAAGTTCCAACCTTGCAGCATGTTCTTCATAAAACTCAGCCAATTGGAGCAACGAGCGCTTGCCAAAAGTTCCACTGGCAACTTTTTGTTGACGGATTCCAGAAACAAAATACCTATCGTAGGCTGGAACACATCCCAAAGTCCCCATCAAGATTTTCGTGATAAGGGTATCAGATACTTGGTTTTTTTAACTCCTGACCCCTTACTTCTTTTCGTATCTTATCGTAATAATCTCGCATAAACCATTCAAGTTCAGCAAGTAATTGCTGATTTGACTTCTTTGGCAATTGGTCACATGTTATCCCCATCAGAGGTTTATACTTAGCTTGCAGTAATTCTTTAACAACGGGAAGATGAACCGTGTAATCTTTTTGCAAAAGAAAGGATGAGCCACGATACATCCCCCAACTTGCCAGATAGAAAGACAAATGAAGACTCAGCAGTTCATTATCTCGGTTTTCGTCTTGATGAGCAGCAAAGAAGTTTGCATAACAATGCTCCCAAGAACGATAACGTGCTTGCTCATCTTGTCTTAAATCATGGTAAAAATCCATGATAGCTTTTTCAACAATTTCTATTGTTATACCTTTTTCCACCATCTTACTGTTACATACCAACCTTACTCATTTCTCACAATGTATTATACAATTTGCAAGTAGCCAAGCCCTTATCGCATGAAGGCGAAGAGCGTGGTATGGCTGTACTTGGCCTTCAATCACAGCATCAAAAAACGGGGCCTTACTCGCGCCCCGCTTTATAAACTAATCAGGAAAGTCCATTCTCCAATATGATATAACCGACAACAATTTGAATAAATTCATTTGAAAAATATCATTTAGCTACCCTGAATATTCTCAAATCATTTCCTCTTATTATTTGTCTAAAGTGTGGAGATTGCTTTGTTCAGTGAAAATCCTTCAGAGGTATTCTAGATTTTCAATTTGCTTCTTCTCATCATTTCCCGATGAGACACTCAGTGCATATATATGACACGGATTAAATTCTTTTTAGCCCAAAAGGTTGCTTAGTGTGGGTAGCAAGGCTAAGATTGGTAAGTACCAATTCAACGAAAACCAATATCATACTATTTCATCCGAAACACGGACAATGGACTTTCCCTTCTACATGCCCCGCTTTTACAACTGAAAAGCCTAGGACAAATAGATACCAACTGGATCCAGTCGCATCTTCTTTCTATCTCCCTTCTACTAATCTAGTAGCGACCAGATAAAACAAGACACTTTCGTCATGACGATCCTATAGGATTCGCTTTGAGGTTTTTCCTCTATGCTCTTCCTATCTACACTCTTCCTATCTACACTCTTCCTATCTACACTCTTATTATACACCTTTTCTAAAACGCTTTCAAATAATTATGCGCAGATTTTTGAAAAAAAGTGTCTATTTATTCGCTGCCTTTTTTTGGTAGGATTCCCACATTTTCTGCTGGGGTTTGGCAAAAGGAAAACGGTGAAAATCTTCAACAGCAACCCACATTGTTTGTCGCTGGGAGAAAACTGTATCGTTTTTGACAAGGCCTTCAGTCAGTTCAATCTGCCATTTGCGGTGGCTAAAAATGTGCTGGACCCGGGTAAATTCTTGCTCCTGCCAGTCGACATTTAGTCCATAACTGTCTGAAAAGCTCTGCCGCAAATCTGGTTGAACAGGGGCTTCTGCTAATTCAAATAGAGATACTTGCTGGTCTTGCTCTTCCCCTTTTTCCAAAAGTGGAAAAGACCAAAAACCAGCCAGAAGGCCTTGATCAGTATTCTTCTCCAAAAGAAACTGATTGTGTTGGTTTCGGATAATAAAGGCCTGATAGGCGACTGGAAGGGGCTTCTTCTTGGGAGCTTTGATGGGGTATTTGTCCATGGTTCCGTTGAGATAGGCCGCACTAAAGTCCTTGACAGGACTATCCTCCGGTCGTGGATTGACAGGTGATTCAATATCAGAACCCAAATCCATCAAGGCTTGATTAAAGTCCCCTGGTCGTTGTGGGTCAATGAGTTCCTCCATTAGGGCCTGAAAAATCTTTCGGTTGGCAGGTAAGCCGATGTCGTAGTCGACCTCAAAAAGACGACTGAGAACTCGCATAACATTGCCGTCGACAGCCGGTTCTGGTAAATCAAAGGCAATGCTGGCAATGGCACCGGCAGTATAGGGCCCAATTCCTTTAAGACTAGCAATTTCTGCGTGTGCCTGAGGGAAACGACCCCCATAATCAGCCATCATTTGCTGGGCCGCCTTTTGCATATTGCGTACACGAGAGTAATAGCCCAAGCCCTCCCAAAGTTTTAGGATGACCTCTTCTTCTGCCTGCGCCAAATCTTTTATGGTCGGTAAATGATGTAAAAACCGTTCATAATAAGGAATGACTGTGTCCACACGCGTCTGCTGGAGCATGATTTCAGACACCCAAATAGCATAGGGATCTTTACTCCTGCGCCAAGGAAGATCACGCTTATTCTTGTCATACCAATCCAAAAGGGCCTTGCGAAAAGCAACAATCTTTTCTTCGGGCCACATCTCAATGCCGTATTTCTTTAAATCTAACATAGAATTAGTATAGCATAGGCATAAAAAAAGAGCCAGTTGCTGGCTCTTCAACTGGCTTCCTGACTCGCTTGCATCCGGTAATAAACACCTTCTGCTTGCATCAATTCTTTATGGCTTCCTTTTTCAACAACCTTACCATCTACCATAACCAGAATAAGGTCAGCGCTCTGAATGGTAAATAGCCTATGAGCAATGATAAAACTCGTTCTGCCCTGCATTAGTTTAGCAAACGCTTCTTGAACTAAAATTTCTGTCCGCGTGTCGATGGAGGAAGTCGCTTCATCTAAAATCAATATCTTGGGAAGTTTAACAAAAACACGGGCGATGGCAAGCAACTGCCGCTGACCTTGAGAAAGTTCAGCACCACCATCCGTCAGATAGGTGTCATAGCCCTGTGGTAACTGACGAATAAAGAAATCCGCATTGGCG from Streptococcus oriscaviae includes the following:
- a CDS encoding phospho-sugar mutase; protein product: MTYQETYQTWLDYAELPAYLREDLLAMDEKTKEDAFYTTLEFGTAGMRGYIGAGTNRINIYVVRQATEGLAKLVESKGDEAKKRGVAIAYDSRHFSPEFAFESAQVLAAHGIKSYVFESLRPTPELSFAVRHYNAIAGIMVTASHNPKEFNGYKVYGEDGGQMPPADADALTDFIRAIDNPFAVKLADLEESKATGLVTVLGEETDAKYLEELKDLTINPKLIEEYGKDMKIVYTPLHGTGEMLARRALAQAGFESVQVVESQATPDPDFSTVSSPNPESQAAFALAEELGRQVDADVLLATDPDADRVGVEVRQADGSYWNLSGNQIGAIIAKYILEAHKQAGTLPENAALAKSIVSTELVTKIAESYGATMFNVLTGFKFIAEKIQEFEEKHNHTYMFGFEESFGYLIKPFVRDKDAIQAVLMVAEIAAYYRSRGLTLADGIDEIFKEYGYFAEKTISVTLSGKDGAAQIKAIMAKFRENAPKQFNATDIAVFEDFVLQTKTDKDGNVTTLTTPPSDVLKYTLADDSWFAVRPSGTEPKIKFYIATVGETLAEAEEKIANIEKEINEFVG
- the mutY gene encoding A/G-specific adenine glycosylase; the protein is MLDLKKYGIEMWPEEKIVAFRKALLDWYDKNKRDLPWRRSKDPYAIWVSEIMLQQTRVDTVIPYYERFLHHLPTIKDLAQAEEEVILKLWEGLGYYSRVRNMQKAAQQMMADYGGRFPQAHAEIASLKGIGPYTAGAIASIAFDLPEPAVDGNVMRVLSRLFEVDYDIGLPANRKIFQALMEELIDPQRPGDFNQALMDLGSDIESPVNPRPEDSPVKDFSAAYLNGTMDKYPIKAPKKKPLPVAYQAFIIRNQHNQFLLEKNTDQGLLAGFWSFPLLEKGEEQDQQVSLFELAEAPVQPDLRQSFSDSYGLNVDWQEQEFTRVQHIFSHRKWQIELTEGLVKNDTVFSQRQTMWVAVEDFHRFPFAKPQQKMWESYQKKAANK